The following coding sequences lie in one Sulfuricurvum sp. genomic window:
- the msrA gene encoding peptide-methionine (S)-S-oxide reductase MsrA, with the protein MGCSEKALLGGGCFWCIEAVYNRVNGVCSAISGYAGGARPNPNYEQVCSGATGHAEVVEITYDPEIINYEQILEIFWEVHNPTTLNAQGADRGTQYRSVIFYINDDQKEKALGSMAEAQKGWSEQIVTELSPAPVFFPAEEYHQNYYAEHPTQGYCYAVIAPKIEKFMKKFEDKVKK; encoded by the coding sequence ATGGGATGCAGTGAAAAAGCCCTTTTGGGCGGCGGGTGTTTTTGGTGTATTGAAGCGGTTTATAATCGAGTAAATGGAGTGTGCAGTGCTATCAGCGGTTATGCAGGTGGAGCACGTCCAAATCCTAATTATGAACAAGTATGCAGCGGTGCAACTGGACATGCTGAAGTGGTTGAAATTACGTATGATCCTGAGATTATCAATTATGAACAGATTTTAGAAATTTTTTGGGAAGTACATAATCCCACAACGTTAAATGCTCAGGGAGCAGATCGCGGGACACAATACCGTTCTGTCATTTTTTACATAAATGACGATCAAAAAGAGAAAGCACTCGGTTCGATGGCAGAAGCACAAAAGGGGTGGAGTGAGCAGATTGTAACCGAACTTTCTCCAGCTCCTGTATTTTTTCCTGCTGAAGAATACCACCAAAACTATTATGCGGAACACCCGACACAAGGGTACTGCTATGCGGTAATCGCACCTAAGATAGAAAAATTCATGAAAAAATTCGAGGATAAAGTTAAAAAGTAG
- a CDS encoding SO_0444 family Cu/Zn efflux transporter: protein MEALASSFWNLCASMGIFIVVGVLIAGILHELVPEDLITKQLGTRGWKSVFKGTLFGIPLPLCSCSVIPFAAELKRKGASEGAVLSFLISTPITGVDSILATYGMFGWAFTFYRVITSSIIAIIAGSLANVLIKQHVSPVAKFSLNPKAQQTIRINNPAPEVNRVRSFSLKRALHYGFVSLLGGIASPLLWGLIIGAFISMMIPGNLSHYFTDSRWLGYLIAVAIAAPMYVCATASLPIAASLILAGVSPGAAFVFLSAGPATNTVTMGVVKSMLGTKALIIYLGSIIIGSVGFGIVFDLFFDATAIRGMLSHQEAHGWIENIGAGILLVLIAYNLIQARLNKKNKSCSGGSCCS from the coding sequence GTGGAGGCATTAGCATCGTCGTTTTGGAATTTGTGTGCATCGATGGGAATCTTTATTGTTGTCGGTGTATTGATTGCCGGAATATTGCACGAGCTGGTTCCTGAGGATTTAATAACCAAGCAGCTGGGAACGCGAGGTTGGAAATCTGTGTTTAAAGGGACACTCTTTGGAATACCGCTTCCATTGTGCTCGTGCAGTGTTATTCCCTTTGCTGCCGAGCTAAAGCGAAAAGGTGCATCCGAGGGTGCGGTATTATCCTTTTTGATTTCAACGCCGATTACGGGGGTTGATTCGATTTTGGCAACCTATGGAATGTTCGGCTGGGCGTTTACGTTCTATAGGGTCATTACTTCCAGTATTATTGCCATTATTGCGGGCAGTTTGGCTAATGTGCTGATTAAACAACACGTATCTCCCGTCGCAAAATTTTCACTCAATCCGAAAGCCCAGCAAACGATTCGTATCAATAATCCCGCACCTGAAGTCAATCGTGTACGCTCTTTTTCTCTTAAACGTGCGCTACATTACGGGTTTGTCTCATTGTTGGGAGGGATCGCATCCCCGTTGTTATGGGGATTAATTATCGGTGCCTTTATCTCGATGATGATTCCTGGGAATTTGAGTCATTATTTTACGGACAGCAGATGGTTAGGGTATCTTATTGCCGTAGCGATTGCGGCTCCAATGTATGTCTGTGCAACCGCTTCGTTACCGATTGCCGCATCGTTGATTTTAGCTGGGGTTTCTCCCGGAGCCGCGTTTGTATTTTTGAGTGCGGGACCGGCAACCAATACGGTGACTATGGGGGTTGTGAAATCGATGCTTGGGACTAAGGCATTAATCATATATTTAGGCAGTATTATCATCGGGAGTGTCGGATTCGGGATAGTATTCGATCTCTTTTTTGATGCGACTGCAATACGCGGGATGCTTTCCCATCAAGAAGCCCATGGGTGGATAGAGAATATCGGAGCCGGTATTTTACTTGTATTGATTGCCTATAACTTGATTCAAGCTCGTTTGAACAAAAAAAATAAAAGTTGCAGCGGGGGCTCTTGCTGTTCTTAA